The following are encoded in a window of Rhinolophus sinicus isolate RSC01 linkage group LG12, ASM3656204v1, whole genome shotgun sequence genomic DNA:
- the RHPN1 gene encoding rhophilin-1 isoform X2, whose translation MIPEDRRDGPGADEDSTQLQAAGSVRKGCDTLAAQTPCGRLQSRRARIHQQINKELRMRTGAENLYRATSNARVRETVALELSYVNSSLQLLKEELEELNCSVDTDTPDREGTTVPMIPLGLKETKELDWSTALKELISGHFGEDGASYETEIRELTNLRQAVRTPSRSESGLELLTAYYNQLCLLDARFVTPARSLGLLFQWYDSLTGVPAQQRALAFEKGSVLFNIGALHTQIGARQDRGCPTGTSRAAESFQRAAGAFNLLRQKFSRAPSPDMSPASLSMLEQLMAAQAQECVFEGLSLPVPTAPRDCLAQLHLAQEAAQVAAQYELVHQAMIQPPVCSYVPFPWTTLVHVKAKHFRSLAHYHAAVALCDSPPEAELLALEQVFLGPLPPSEPRGLMLPQELEERRKLGKAHLKRAILGQEEALRLHALGRALRRVDLLQAVLGQALRCSLTRYSELDLEDDFFEATEAPDIQPKTHRTLEVRAPSFSRVKVADIFHRLGPLSVFSAKNRWRLVGPVHVTRGEGGFGFTLRGDSPVLIAAVIPGGHAAAAGLQEGDYIVSVNGQPCKWWKHAEVVAQLKGVGDEGVSLQVVTLLPSAEPPSTGDRRPALRGLLRNQKECGWGTSVPVRASPRPLLGWGRKAKRDKTAGGLSPASQP comes from the exons ATGATCCCCGAGGACAGGCGGGACGGGCCGGGCGCTGATGAGGACAGCACACAGCTGCAGGCGGCCGGCAGCGTCCGCAAG ggctgtGACACCCTGGCGGCGCAAACACCGTGCGGCCGCCTTCAGAGCCGCAGGGCGCGGATCCATCAGCAGATCAACAAGGAGCTACGGATGCGGACGGGGGCTGAGAACCTCTATAG AGCCACCAGCAATGCCAGGGTCAGGGAGACGGTGGCCCTGGAGTTGAGCTACGTCAACTCCAGCCTGCAGCTGCTGAAGGAGGAATTGGAGGAACTCAACTGCAGCGTGGACACGGACACGCCTGATAG GGAAGGTACCACTGTCCCCATGATTCCCCTGGGGCTGAAGGAGACCAAGGAGCTGGATTGGTCCACAGCCCTGAAG GAACTGATCTCTGGACACTTTGGAGAGGACGGCGCCTCCTATGAGACGGAAATCAGGGAGCTGACAAACCTGCGGCAG GCCGTGCGGACCCCCAGCCGGAGTGAGTCGGGTCTGGAGCTGCTCACGGCATACTACAACCAGCTCTGCCTCCTGGACGCACGCTTCGTCACCCCTGCCCGGAGCCTGGGGCTGCTTTTCCAGTG GTATGACTCGCTCACAGGGGTCCCAGCCCAGCAGCGGGCGCTAGCCTTCGAGAAGGGCAGTGTGCTCTTCAACATCGGAGCCCTCCACACCCAGATCGGGGCACGCCAGGACCGTGGCTGCCCCACGGGCACCAGCCGCGCTGCGGAGTCCTTCCAGAGGGCTGCTG GGGCCTTCAACCTCCTGAGGCAGAAGTTCTCCCGAGCACCCAGCCCGGACATGAGCCCCGCCTCACTGTCCATGCTGGAGCAGCTCATGGCCGCCCAGGCTCAGGAGTGTGTCTTCGAGGGCCTCTCGCTTCCAGTCCCCACAGCGCCCCGTGACTGCCTGGCCCAGCTGCACCTGGCTCAGGAGGCCGCCCAG GTGGCGGCCCAGTACGAGCTGGTACACCAGGCCATGATCCAGCCTCCGGTGTGCAGCTATGTTCCCTTTCCCTGGACCACCTTGGTGCACGTCAAGGCCAAGCACTTCCGCTCCCTGGCCCACTACCACGCGGCCGTGGCCCTGTGCGACAGCCCCC CTGAGGCAGAACTCCTGGCACTGGAGCAGGTCTTCCTCGGGCCCCTGCCCCCATCGGAGCCCCGGGGCCTCATGCTGCCGCAGGAGCTTGAGGAGCGCAGGAAGCTAG GCAAGGCCCACCTGAAGCGTGCCATCCTGGGGCAAGAGGAGGCTCTGCGGCTGCATGCCCTGGGCCGTGCCCTGCGCAGGGTGGACCTCCTGCAGGCTGTGCTGGGCCAGGCGCTGCGGTGCTCGCTGACCAGGTACTCGGAGCTGGATCTCGAGGACGACTTCTTCGAGGCTACCGAGGCCCCCGACATCCAGC CTAAGACACACCGGACTCTGGAGGTCAGGGCACCCAGCTTCTCCCGGGTGAAGGTGGCTGATATCTTCCACCGGCTG GGGCCCCTGTCTGTGTTCTCAGCCAAGAACCGCTGGCGGCTGGTAGGGCCCGTCCACGTGACCCGAGGGGAGGGTGGCTTTGGCTTCACACTGCGGGGAGACTCACCGGTCCTCATCGCGGCTGTCATTCCGGGGGGCCACGCTGCG GCAGCTGGCCTGCAGGAGGGCGACTATATCGTGTCTGTGAATGGGCAGCCATGTAAGTGGTGGAAGCACGCCGAGGTGGTGGCCCAGCTGAAGGGCGTGGGTGACGAGGGCGTGAGCCTGCAGGTGGTGACGCTGCTGCCCAGCGCTGAGCCACCCAGCACA GGGGACCGCCGGCCAGCCCTGCGGGGGCTTCTGAGGAACCAGAAGGAGTGTGGCTGGGGGACCTCAGTGCCTGTGCgagccagccccaggcccctcctTGGCTGGGGCCGTAAGGCCAAGAGGGACAAGACTGCAGGGGGGCTgtccccagcctcccagccctgA
- the RHPN1 gene encoding rhophilin-1 isoform X5 translates to MRTGAENLYRATSNARVRETVALELSYVNSSLQLLKEELEELNCSVDTDTPDREGTTVPMIPLGLKETKELDWSTALKELISGHFGEDGASYETEIRELTNLRQAVRTPSRSESGLELLTAYYNQLCLLDARFVTPARSLGLLFQWYDSLTGVPAQQRALAFEKGSVLFNIGALHTQIGARQDRGCPTGTSRAAESFQRAAGAFNLLRQKFSRAPSPDMSPASLSMLEQLMAAQAQECVFEGLSLPVPTAPRDCLAQLHLAQEAAQVAAQYELVHQAMIQPPVCSYVPFPWTTLVHVKAKHFRSLAHYHAAVALCDSPPAEAELLALEQVFLGPLPPSEPRGLMLPQELEERRKLGKAHLKRAILGQEEALRLHALGRALRRVDLLQAVLGQALRCSLTRYSELDLEDDFFEATEAPDIQPKTHRTLEVRAPSFSRVKVADIFHRLGPLSVFSAKNRWRLVGPVHVTRGEGGFGFTLRGDSPVLIAAVIPGGHAAAAGLQEGDYIVSVNGQPCKWWKHAEVVAQLKGVGDEGVSLQVVTLLPSAEPPSTGDRRPALRGLLRNQKECGWGTSVPVRASPRPLLGWGRKAKRDKTAGGLSPASQP, encoded by the exons ATGCGGACGGGGGCTGAGAACCTCTATAG AGCCACCAGCAATGCCAGGGTCAGGGAGACGGTGGCCCTGGAGTTGAGCTACGTCAACTCCAGCCTGCAGCTGCTGAAGGAGGAATTGGAGGAACTCAACTGCAGCGTGGACACGGACACGCCTGATAG GGAAGGTACCACTGTCCCCATGATTCCCCTGGGGCTGAAGGAGACCAAGGAGCTGGATTGGTCCACAGCCCTGAAG GAACTGATCTCTGGACACTTTGGAGAGGACGGCGCCTCCTATGAGACGGAAATCAGGGAGCTGACAAACCTGCGGCAG GCCGTGCGGACCCCCAGCCGGAGTGAGTCGGGTCTGGAGCTGCTCACGGCATACTACAACCAGCTCTGCCTCCTGGACGCACGCTTCGTCACCCCTGCCCGGAGCCTGGGGCTGCTTTTCCAGTG GTATGACTCGCTCACAGGGGTCCCAGCCCAGCAGCGGGCGCTAGCCTTCGAGAAGGGCAGTGTGCTCTTCAACATCGGAGCCCTCCACACCCAGATCGGGGCACGCCAGGACCGTGGCTGCCCCACGGGCACCAGCCGCGCTGCGGAGTCCTTCCAGAGGGCTGCTG GGGCCTTCAACCTCCTGAGGCAGAAGTTCTCCCGAGCACCCAGCCCGGACATGAGCCCCGCCTCACTGTCCATGCTGGAGCAGCTCATGGCCGCCCAGGCTCAGGAGTGTGTCTTCGAGGGCCTCTCGCTTCCAGTCCCCACAGCGCCCCGTGACTGCCTGGCCCAGCTGCACCTGGCTCAGGAGGCCGCCCAG GTGGCGGCCCAGTACGAGCTGGTACACCAGGCCATGATCCAGCCTCCGGTGTGCAGCTATGTTCCCTTTCCCTGGACCACCTTGGTGCACGTCAAGGCCAAGCACTTCCGCTCCCTGGCCCACTACCACGCGGCCGTGGCCCTGTGCGACAGCCCCC CAGCTGAGGCAGAACTCCTGGCACTGGAGCAGGTCTTCCTCGGGCCCCTGCCCCCATCGGAGCCCCGGGGCCTCATGCTGCCGCAGGAGCTTGAGGAGCGCAGGAAGCTAG GCAAGGCCCACCTGAAGCGTGCCATCCTGGGGCAAGAGGAGGCTCTGCGGCTGCATGCCCTGGGCCGTGCCCTGCGCAGGGTGGACCTCCTGCAGGCTGTGCTGGGCCAGGCGCTGCGGTGCTCGCTGACCAGGTACTCGGAGCTGGATCTCGAGGACGACTTCTTCGAGGCTACCGAGGCCCCCGACATCCAGC CTAAGACACACCGGACTCTGGAGGTCAGGGCACCCAGCTTCTCCCGGGTGAAGGTGGCTGATATCTTCCACCGGCTG GGGCCCCTGTCTGTGTTCTCAGCCAAGAACCGCTGGCGGCTGGTAGGGCCCGTCCACGTGACCCGAGGGGAGGGTGGCTTTGGCTTCACACTGCGGGGAGACTCACCGGTCCTCATCGCGGCTGTCATTCCGGGGGGCCACGCTGCG GCAGCTGGCCTGCAGGAGGGCGACTATATCGTGTCTGTGAATGGGCAGCCATGTAAGTGGTGGAAGCACGCCGAGGTGGTGGCCCAGCTGAAGGGCGTGGGTGACGAGGGCGTGAGCCTGCAGGTGGTGACGCTGCTGCCCAGCGCTGAGCCACCCAGCACA GGGGACCGCCGGCCAGCCCTGCGGGGGCTTCTGAGGAACCAGAAGGAGTGTGGCTGGGGGACCTCAGTGCCTGTGCgagccagccccaggcccctcctTGGCTGGGGCCGTAAGGCCAAGAGGGACAAGACTGCAGGGGGGCTgtccccagcctcccagccctgA
- the RHPN1 gene encoding rhophilin-1 isoform X3 yields MIPEDRRDGPGADEDSTQLQAAGSVRKGCDTLAAQTPCGRLQSRRARIHQQINKELRMRTGAENLYSNARVRETVALELSYVNSSLQLLKEELEELNCSVDTDTPDREGTTVPMIPLGLKETKELDWSTALKELISGHFGEDGASYETEIRELTNLRQAVRTPSRSESGLELLTAYYNQLCLLDARFVTPARSLGLLFQWYDSLTGVPAQQRALAFEKGSVLFNIGALHTQIGARQDRGCPTGTSRAAESFQRAAGAFNLLRQKFSRAPSPDMSPASLSMLEQLMAAQAQECVFEGLSLPVPTAPRDCLAQLHLAQEAAQVAAQYELVHQAMIQPPVCSYVPFPWTTLVHVKAKHFRSLAHYHAAVALCDSPPAEAELLALEQVFLGPLPPSEPRGLMLPQELEERRKLGKAHLKRAILGQEEALRLHALGRALRRVDLLQAVLGQALRCSLTRYSELDLEDDFFEATEAPDIQPKTHRTLEVRAPSFSRVKVADIFHRLGPLSVFSAKNRWRLVGPVHVTRGEGGFGFTLRGDSPVLIAAVIPGGHAAAAGLQEGDYIVSVNGQPCKWWKHAEVVAQLKGVGDEGVSLQVVTLLPSAEPPSTGDRRPALRGLLRNQKECGWGTSVPVRASPRPLLGWGRKAKRDKTAGGLSPASQP; encoded by the exons ATGATCCCCGAGGACAGGCGGGACGGGCCGGGCGCTGATGAGGACAGCACACAGCTGCAGGCGGCCGGCAGCGTCCGCAAG ggctgtGACACCCTGGCGGCGCAAACACCGTGCGGCCGCCTTCAGAGCCGCAGGGCGCGGATCCATCAGCAGATCAACAAGGAGCTACGGATGCGGACGGGGGCTGAGAACCTCTATAG CAATGCCAGGGTCAGGGAGACGGTGGCCCTGGAGTTGAGCTACGTCAACTCCAGCCTGCAGCTGCTGAAGGAGGAATTGGAGGAACTCAACTGCAGCGTGGACACGGACACGCCTGATAG GGAAGGTACCACTGTCCCCATGATTCCCCTGGGGCTGAAGGAGACCAAGGAGCTGGATTGGTCCACAGCCCTGAAG GAACTGATCTCTGGACACTTTGGAGAGGACGGCGCCTCCTATGAGACGGAAATCAGGGAGCTGACAAACCTGCGGCAG GCCGTGCGGACCCCCAGCCGGAGTGAGTCGGGTCTGGAGCTGCTCACGGCATACTACAACCAGCTCTGCCTCCTGGACGCACGCTTCGTCACCCCTGCCCGGAGCCTGGGGCTGCTTTTCCAGTG GTATGACTCGCTCACAGGGGTCCCAGCCCAGCAGCGGGCGCTAGCCTTCGAGAAGGGCAGTGTGCTCTTCAACATCGGAGCCCTCCACACCCAGATCGGGGCACGCCAGGACCGTGGCTGCCCCACGGGCACCAGCCGCGCTGCGGAGTCCTTCCAGAGGGCTGCTG GGGCCTTCAACCTCCTGAGGCAGAAGTTCTCCCGAGCACCCAGCCCGGACATGAGCCCCGCCTCACTGTCCATGCTGGAGCAGCTCATGGCCGCCCAGGCTCAGGAGTGTGTCTTCGAGGGCCTCTCGCTTCCAGTCCCCACAGCGCCCCGTGACTGCCTGGCCCAGCTGCACCTGGCTCAGGAGGCCGCCCAG GTGGCGGCCCAGTACGAGCTGGTACACCAGGCCATGATCCAGCCTCCGGTGTGCAGCTATGTTCCCTTTCCCTGGACCACCTTGGTGCACGTCAAGGCCAAGCACTTCCGCTCCCTGGCCCACTACCACGCGGCCGTGGCCCTGTGCGACAGCCCCC CAGCTGAGGCAGAACTCCTGGCACTGGAGCAGGTCTTCCTCGGGCCCCTGCCCCCATCGGAGCCCCGGGGCCTCATGCTGCCGCAGGAGCTTGAGGAGCGCAGGAAGCTAG GCAAGGCCCACCTGAAGCGTGCCATCCTGGGGCAAGAGGAGGCTCTGCGGCTGCATGCCCTGGGCCGTGCCCTGCGCAGGGTGGACCTCCTGCAGGCTGTGCTGGGCCAGGCGCTGCGGTGCTCGCTGACCAGGTACTCGGAGCTGGATCTCGAGGACGACTTCTTCGAGGCTACCGAGGCCCCCGACATCCAGC CTAAGACACACCGGACTCTGGAGGTCAGGGCACCCAGCTTCTCCCGGGTGAAGGTGGCTGATATCTTCCACCGGCTG GGGCCCCTGTCTGTGTTCTCAGCCAAGAACCGCTGGCGGCTGGTAGGGCCCGTCCACGTGACCCGAGGGGAGGGTGGCTTTGGCTTCACACTGCGGGGAGACTCACCGGTCCTCATCGCGGCTGTCATTCCGGGGGGCCACGCTGCG GCAGCTGGCCTGCAGGAGGGCGACTATATCGTGTCTGTGAATGGGCAGCCATGTAAGTGGTGGAAGCACGCCGAGGTGGTGGCCCAGCTGAAGGGCGTGGGTGACGAGGGCGTGAGCCTGCAGGTGGTGACGCTGCTGCCCAGCGCTGAGCCACCCAGCACA GGGGACCGCCGGCCAGCCCTGCGGGGGCTTCTGAGGAACCAGAAGGAGTGTGGCTGGGGGACCTCAGTGCCTGTGCgagccagccccaggcccctcctTGGCTGGGGCCGTAAGGCCAAGAGGGACAAGACTGCAGGGGGGCTgtccccagcctcccagccctgA
- the RHPN1 gene encoding rhophilin-1 isoform X4: protein MIPEDRRDGPGADEDSTQLQAAGSVRKGCDTLAAQTPCGRLQSRRARIHQQINKELRMRTGAENLYREGTTVPMIPLGLKETKELDWSTALKELISGHFGEDGASYETEIRELTNLRQAVRTPSRSESGLELLTAYYNQLCLLDARFVTPARSLGLLFQWYDSLTGVPAQQRALAFEKGSVLFNIGALHTQIGARQDRGCPTGTSRAAESFQRAAGAFNLLRQKFSRAPSPDMSPASLSMLEQLMAAQAQECVFEGLSLPVPTAPRDCLAQLHLAQEAAQVAAQYELVHQAMIQPPVCSYVPFPWTTLVHVKAKHFRSLAHYHAAVALCDSPPAEAELLALEQVFLGPLPPSEPRGLMLPQELEERRKLGKAHLKRAILGQEEALRLHALGRALRRVDLLQAVLGQALRCSLTRYSELDLEDDFFEATEAPDIQPKTHRTLEVRAPSFSRVKVADIFHRLGPLSVFSAKNRWRLVGPVHVTRGEGGFGFTLRGDSPVLIAAVIPGGHAAAAGLQEGDYIVSVNGQPCKWWKHAEVVAQLKGVGDEGVSLQVVTLLPSAEPPSTGDRRPALRGLLRNQKECGWGTSVPVRASPRPLLGWGRKAKRDKTAGGLSPASQP, encoded by the exons ATGATCCCCGAGGACAGGCGGGACGGGCCGGGCGCTGATGAGGACAGCACACAGCTGCAGGCGGCCGGCAGCGTCCGCAAG ggctgtGACACCCTGGCGGCGCAAACACCGTGCGGCCGCCTTCAGAGCCGCAGGGCGCGGATCCATCAGCAGATCAACAAGGAGCTACGGATGCGGACGGGGGCTGAGAACCTCTATAG GGAAGGTACCACTGTCCCCATGATTCCCCTGGGGCTGAAGGAGACCAAGGAGCTGGATTGGTCCACAGCCCTGAAG GAACTGATCTCTGGACACTTTGGAGAGGACGGCGCCTCCTATGAGACGGAAATCAGGGAGCTGACAAACCTGCGGCAG GCCGTGCGGACCCCCAGCCGGAGTGAGTCGGGTCTGGAGCTGCTCACGGCATACTACAACCAGCTCTGCCTCCTGGACGCACGCTTCGTCACCCCTGCCCGGAGCCTGGGGCTGCTTTTCCAGTG GTATGACTCGCTCACAGGGGTCCCAGCCCAGCAGCGGGCGCTAGCCTTCGAGAAGGGCAGTGTGCTCTTCAACATCGGAGCCCTCCACACCCAGATCGGGGCACGCCAGGACCGTGGCTGCCCCACGGGCACCAGCCGCGCTGCGGAGTCCTTCCAGAGGGCTGCTG GGGCCTTCAACCTCCTGAGGCAGAAGTTCTCCCGAGCACCCAGCCCGGACATGAGCCCCGCCTCACTGTCCATGCTGGAGCAGCTCATGGCCGCCCAGGCTCAGGAGTGTGTCTTCGAGGGCCTCTCGCTTCCAGTCCCCACAGCGCCCCGTGACTGCCTGGCCCAGCTGCACCTGGCTCAGGAGGCCGCCCAG GTGGCGGCCCAGTACGAGCTGGTACACCAGGCCATGATCCAGCCTCCGGTGTGCAGCTATGTTCCCTTTCCCTGGACCACCTTGGTGCACGTCAAGGCCAAGCACTTCCGCTCCCTGGCCCACTACCACGCGGCCGTGGCCCTGTGCGACAGCCCCC CAGCTGAGGCAGAACTCCTGGCACTGGAGCAGGTCTTCCTCGGGCCCCTGCCCCCATCGGAGCCCCGGGGCCTCATGCTGCCGCAGGAGCTTGAGGAGCGCAGGAAGCTAG GCAAGGCCCACCTGAAGCGTGCCATCCTGGGGCAAGAGGAGGCTCTGCGGCTGCATGCCCTGGGCCGTGCCCTGCGCAGGGTGGACCTCCTGCAGGCTGTGCTGGGCCAGGCGCTGCGGTGCTCGCTGACCAGGTACTCGGAGCTGGATCTCGAGGACGACTTCTTCGAGGCTACCGAGGCCCCCGACATCCAGC CTAAGACACACCGGACTCTGGAGGTCAGGGCACCCAGCTTCTCCCGGGTGAAGGTGGCTGATATCTTCCACCGGCTG GGGCCCCTGTCTGTGTTCTCAGCCAAGAACCGCTGGCGGCTGGTAGGGCCCGTCCACGTGACCCGAGGGGAGGGTGGCTTTGGCTTCACACTGCGGGGAGACTCACCGGTCCTCATCGCGGCTGTCATTCCGGGGGGCCACGCTGCG GCAGCTGGCCTGCAGGAGGGCGACTATATCGTGTCTGTGAATGGGCAGCCATGTAAGTGGTGGAAGCACGCCGAGGTGGTGGCCCAGCTGAAGGGCGTGGGTGACGAGGGCGTGAGCCTGCAGGTGGTGACGCTGCTGCCCAGCGCTGAGCCACCCAGCACA GGGGACCGCCGGCCAGCCCTGCGGGGGCTTCTGAGGAACCAGAAGGAGTGTGGCTGGGGGACCTCAGTGCCTGTGCgagccagccccaggcccctcctTGGCTGGGGCCGTAAGGCCAAGAGGGACAAGACTGCAGGGGGGCTgtccccagcctcccagccctgA
- the RHPN1 gene encoding rhophilin-1 isoform X1: MIPEDRRDGPGADEDSTQLQAAGSVRKGCDTLAAQTPCGRLQSRRARIHQQINKELRMRTGAENLYRATSNARVRETVALELSYVNSSLQLLKEELEELNCSVDTDTPDREGTTVPMIPLGLKETKELDWSTALKELISGHFGEDGASYETEIRELTNLRQAVRTPSRSESGLELLTAYYNQLCLLDARFVTPARSLGLLFQWYDSLTGVPAQQRALAFEKGSVLFNIGALHTQIGARQDRGCPTGTSRAAESFQRAAGAFNLLRQKFSRAPSPDMSPASLSMLEQLMAAQAQECVFEGLSLPVPTAPRDCLAQLHLAQEAAQVAAQYELVHQAMIQPPVCSYVPFPWTTLVHVKAKHFRSLAHYHAAVALCDSPPAEAELLALEQVFLGPLPPSEPRGLMLPQELEERRKLGKAHLKRAILGQEEALRLHALGRALRRVDLLQAVLGQALRCSLTRYSELDLEDDFFEATEAPDIQPKTHRTLEVRAPSFSRVKVADIFHRLGPLSVFSAKNRWRLVGPVHVTRGEGGFGFTLRGDSPVLIAAVIPGGHAAAAGLQEGDYIVSVNGQPCKWWKHAEVVAQLKGVGDEGVSLQVVTLLPSAEPPSTGDRRPALRGLLRNQKECGWGTSVPVRASPRPLLGWGRKAKRDKTAGGLSPASQP, encoded by the exons ATGATCCCCGAGGACAGGCGGGACGGGCCGGGCGCTGATGAGGACAGCACACAGCTGCAGGCGGCCGGCAGCGTCCGCAAG ggctgtGACACCCTGGCGGCGCAAACACCGTGCGGCCGCCTTCAGAGCCGCAGGGCGCGGATCCATCAGCAGATCAACAAGGAGCTACGGATGCGGACGGGGGCTGAGAACCTCTATAG AGCCACCAGCAATGCCAGGGTCAGGGAGACGGTGGCCCTGGAGTTGAGCTACGTCAACTCCAGCCTGCAGCTGCTGAAGGAGGAATTGGAGGAACTCAACTGCAGCGTGGACACGGACACGCCTGATAG GGAAGGTACCACTGTCCCCATGATTCCCCTGGGGCTGAAGGAGACCAAGGAGCTGGATTGGTCCACAGCCCTGAAG GAACTGATCTCTGGACACTTTGGAGAGGACGGCGCCTCCTATGAGACGGAAATCAGGGAGCTGACAAACCTGCGGCAG GCCGTGCGGACCCCCAGCCGGAGTGAGTCGGGTCTGGAGCTGCTCACGGCATACTACAACCAGCTCTGCCTCCTGGACGCACGCTTCGTCACCCCTGCCCGGAGCCTGGGGCTGCTTTTCCAGTG GTATGACTCGCTCACAGGGGTCCCAGCCCAGCAGCGGGCGCTAGCCTTCGAGAAGGGCAGTGTGCTCTTCAACATCGGAGCCCTCCACACCCAGATCGGGGCACGCCAGGACCGTGGCTGCCCCACGGGCACCAGCCGCGCTGCGGAGTCCTTCCAGAGGGCTGCTG GGGCCTTCAACCTCCTGAGGCAGAAGTTCTCCCGAGCACCCAGCCCGGACATGAGCCCCGCCTCACTGTCCATGCTGGAGCAGCTCATGGCCGCCCAGGCTCAGGAGTGTGTCTTCGAGGGCCTCTCGCTTCCAGTCCCCACAGCGCCCCGTGACTGCCTGGCCCAGCTGCACCTGGCTCAGGAGGCCGCCCAG GTGGCGGCCCAGTACGAGCTGGTACACCAGGCCATGATCCAGCCTCCGGTGTGCAGCTATGTTCCCTTTCCCTGGACCACCTTGGTGCACGTCAAGGCCAAGCACTTCCGCTCCCTGGCCCACTACCACGCGGCCGTGGCCCTGTGCGACAGCCCCC CAGCTGAGGCAGAACTCCTGGCACTGGAGCAGGTCTTCCTCGGGCCCCTGCCCCCATCGGAGCCCCGGGGCCTCATGCTGCCGCAGGAGCTTGAGGAGCGCAGGAAGCTAG GCAAGGCCCACCTGAAGCGTGCCATCCTGGGGCAAGAGGAGGCTCTGCGGCTGCATGCCCTGGGCCGTGCCCTGCGCAGGGTGGACCTCCTGCAGGCTGTGCTGGGCCAGGCGCTGCGGTGCTCGCTGACCAGGTACTCGGAGCTGGATCTCGAGGACGACTTCTTCGAGGCTACCGAGGCCCCCGACATCCAGC CTAAGACACACCGGACTCTGGAGGTCAGGGCACCCAGCTTCTCCCGGGTGAAGGTGGCTGATATCTTCCACCGGCTG GGGCCCCTGTCTGTGTTCTCAGCCAAGAACCGCTGGCGGCTGGTAGGGCCCGTCCACGTGACCCGAGGGGAGGGTGGCTTTGGCTTCACACTGCGGGGAGACTCACCGGTCCTCATCGCGGCTGTCATTCCGGGGGGCCACGCTGCG GCAGCTGGCCTGCAGGAGGGCGACTATATCGTGTCTGTGAATGGGCAGCCATGTAAGTGGTGGAAGCACGCCGAGGTGGTGGCCCAGCTGAAGGGCGTGGGTGACGAGGGCGTGAGCCTGCAGGTGGTGACGCTGCTGCCCAGCGCTGAGCCACCCAGCACA GGGGACCGCCGGCCAGCCCTGCGGGGGCTTCTGAGGAACCAGAAGGAGTGTGGCTGGGGGACCTCAGTGCCTGTGCgagccagccccaggcccctcctTGGCTGGGGCCGTAAGGCCAAGAGGGACAAGACTGCAGGGGGGCTgtccccagcctcccagccctgA